In Candidatus Desulfatibia profunda, the genomic window TGTACTATGACGATCTCTGGAATACCATCAATCTTCGTAACGATGAATATCAATTCCAGGACGGCCTTTTTATGCTGACTGTTCCCTCCTTTAACGAGCTGGTGATTCGTGAAGCCATCTTAAACGCTGTCAGCCACAGGGATTACCGGCACGCGGGTTCTGTATTCATTAAACAGTATCCGGCCAAAACCCCGGCGCTAACAAAAGCTGACCCGTTTCTGCTCAAATAAAGTAACCCATTGAGTGCGCACCTGTTTACGAACTTGTATTAGATTAACAAAGGGATGAATCGGTAGAATATTTTTAGATGTGCTTATAGGGAGGGTTTTACTCAGACTCATGCGGTGGAGGTGGGCCATTTCTCCTGGTAGTCGTTCGTAGAGATGGGCCGTTGATATTGATGGTGATGCACCGGTGTTTGAGTCGATCCAGTAGGGCATCGACCAGGCTTTTTCTTTGGAACAATTCATACCAGTCATGATAATCCAAGTTTGTGGTAATAATTGTTGAGGCTTTTCCGTAGCGCTCTCCCATCAATTTGAAGAACGCGTTGATCTGTTCGTCCTTTAGAGTCAAATACCCCAGTTCATCGATGATAAGGATGGGATAATTACAAAGACGTTTAATCAGCTTTGGGGTGGATCGATCAGCCAGAGAAGCATAAAGTTCGTCCAATAGGTCTTGAGCATTGTAAAAGCGGCCGCGGTAGCCGTTTATAAGTGCTATGCGAAGCAGTCCGATGGCAAGACCGGATTTACCGGTTCCCGGATTTCCGATAAATACGATATTTTCAGCCCGTTCAATAAAAGAAAGCCCTGCAAGGGACATGATCTGAGATTTTTTAATTCCGGGTTGTTTATCGAAAGGGAAGGTTTTCAGGGTCCAGTCCCAGGGAATTTTGGCATGGTTGATTCGGTAGTGCATGCTACGTTGCTGCTGGTAAGCGAGTTCTTCGCAAAGCAGCCTGTAAAGAACTTTTTCTGTGGCGGCACCTTTTTTTTCAGCCGCAACAAGTTCCCGGTCAACAACGTTTTGCATCCCTTTAAGACGCAGTTCGATGAGCAGTTGACGTATTTTTTCGCGCATCAATCATCAACTTTCAGGTTAAAAAAATCTCCGGCCACAAAAGACAGGATCAGGTTTTCAACCCGCAAAAGATCATACAGCCCATAGTGTAGAGCCTTTTCAACAGCCTTTTCAAAGGCATCGACCGGGTAAGTGCGCTGAAGCTCAAGGAGTTTTTTCAGTTTTCGTCTGCCGGAGCCGTAGCAGCTTTTTTTGATCCCGGCCACATAGCGGTCAAGGGTGTCTGATCGACCGAGCAGCGCTTTTTCTTGCTGGCAGGCAACTTTTCTGTTTTTCTTGTTGTAAAGCGGCAAGTGATGGCCCGGCAAAGTGATTTTGCCGTCTTTTTTGTCAATAAGCCTTTGGTGATCAGCCACTTTTTGATGTTTGTGGTAAATGGTAATTTTATGCCAGCTTTTGAGCACTTCAACATGTTGGCCACAGAGTTTTTCCGGCACCGAGTAACGATTGGTGTCCACGGTGACATAGCCGGACATATCCACGCTCCGTTGCAGTGTTTTATAAACCGGAGCAATATGCGTCGGCAACGGTTTCAGGTGGGG contains:
- a CDS encoding ATP-binding protein, which gives rise to MREKIRQLLIELRLKGMQNVVDRELVAAEKKGAATEKVLYRLLCEELAYQQQRSMHYRINHAKIPWDWTLKTFPFDKQPGIKKSQIMSLAGLSFIERAENIVFIGNPGTGKSGLAIGLLRIALINGYRGRFYNAQDLLDELYASLADRSTPKLIKRLCNYPILIIDELGYLTLKDEQINAFFKLMGERYGKASTIITTNLDYHDWYELFQRKSLVDALLDRLKHRCITININGPSLRTTTRRNGPPPPHESE